In Populus alba chromosome 1, ASM523922v2, whole genome shotgun sequence, a single window of DNA contains:
- the LOC118047002 gene encoding thaumatin-like protein 1b: MESRMPIAIITFTLVIFLYACTHAGAQSVTFDFKNNCPYTVWPGTLTAASGPSLSSTGFTLATGASSSLSVPVNWSGRLWARTQCSTDASGKFVCATADCASGVIECNGAGAIPPASLVEFTLSADGGKDFYDISLVDGFNIPVSVTPQGGSTGCPSTSCAANVNAACDPSLAVKGADGTVIACKSACLAFNQPQYCCTGDYNSPEKCKPNQYSMTFKQQCPQAYSYAYDDKSSTFTCPSGGNYLITFCP, encoded by the exons ATGGAGAGTCGTATGCCCATTGCTATAATTACCTTCACCCTCGTCATCTTCCTCTATG CTTGCACGCATGCTGGAGCTCAATCTGTGACTTTCGACTTCAAAAACAACTGTCCATACACAGTCTGGCCAGGAACTCTAACGGCTGCTAGCGGTCCGTCTTTATCTTCAACTGGCTTCACATTGGCAACGGGTGCTTCATCTTCGCTGAGTGTCCCTGTCAATTGGTCTGGCCGCTTGTGGGCCAGAACGCAATGCTCTACAGATGCCTCGGGAAAGTTTGTTTGTGCTACAGCTGACTGCGCCTCTGGCGTCATAGAATGCAACGGAGCCGGTGCGATCCCACCAGCATCCTTGGTAGAATTTACTCTAAGTGCTGATGGTGGGAAAGATTTTTACGATATAAGCCTTGTTGATGGCTTTAACATCCCAGTTTCGGTAACCCCCCAAGGAGGTTCTACTGGCTGCCCTTCTACAAGCTGTGCAGCTAACGTGAATGCTGCTTGTGATCCTAGTTTAGCAGTGAAGGGGGCAGATGGAACTGTGATTGCCTGCAAGAGCGCGTGTTTGGCATTTAACCAGCCGCAGTACTGCTGCACAGGAGACTATAATTCACCTGAAAAATGTAAACCTAACCAATATTCGATGACTTTCAAGCAGCAGTGTCCTCAAGCTTACAGTTATGCTTACGATGATAAATCGAGCACGTTTACTTGTCCTAGTGGAGGCAACTATTTGATTACCTTTTGTCCATGA